The DNA region GTGCAGGAGCACCTGAACACGGACGCGCCCCTGGCGCTGGTTTCCGGCGGCGAGGCGACCGTCACGGTGCGCGGCCCCGGTGTGGGCGGACGCAACCACGAGTTTGCGCTCGCGCTGGCCCTGCACCTCGGGCCGACTGGCGTGTGGGGGCTGAGCGCCGGGTCGGACGGCCTGGACGGCAGTTCGGGCGCCGCCGGCGCGATCCTCACGCCGGACACGCTGGCCCGCGCGGCCGCCCTGGGCCTGGACGCCGCGGCCTGCTTGACCCGCAACGATTCCGGGGCCTTCTTCGCGGCGCTGGGGGATGGACTGGTCACCGGGCCGACCGGGCAGAACCTGAACGATCTGCGCGTGCTGCTCGTGTCCCCACGCCGCGCGTGAATCCGGGATGAAGGGCCCCTAAAGTCACCCCGCGCCGGACGACCGGGCTCATCTTCATGCCCGGCCGTTACCATGAGAAGCGCTGTGCAGGCCCCGCGAGTGCGCCGCCTGCCCGGAAAGGAGTCTCCCATGGCCTACGAACTGCCCAAACTGCCCTACGCCTACGACGCCCTCGAACCTCACATCGACGCCCGCACCATGGAAATCCACCACACCAAGCACCACCAGGCCTACGTGGACAACGCCAACAAGGCCCTGGAAGGCAGCGACATGGCCGACCTGCCGGTCGAGGAACTCATCCAAAAGCTCGACCAGGTGCCCGCCGACAAGAAGGGCGCCCTGCGCAACAACGCGGGCGGCCACGCCAACCACAGCCTGTTCTGGCAGGTCATGGGCCCCAACCAGGGCGGCCAGCCCAGCGGCGAACTGATGGACGCCATCACAGGCGCCTTCGGGTCCTTCGACGCCTTCAAGGAGAAGTTCGAGGACGCCGCCAAGACCCGCTTCGGCAGCGGCTGGGCGTGGCTGGTCGTGAAAAACGGCGCCCTGGACGTCGTGAGCACCGCCAACCAGGACAACCCCCTGATGGGCGAGGCGGTCGCCGGCGTGAGCGGCACCCCGATCCTTGGCGTGGACGTGTGGGAGCACGCCTATTACCTGAACTATCAGAACCGCCGCCCCGACTACCTCAAGGCCTTCTGGAACGCCGTGAACTGGGACGAGGTCAGCCGCCGCTACAGCGCTGCAAAGTAAACTTCGGCACGGAACAGGTGCGCGCCGGCCCCCACTCGACGGGGGCCGGCGCGACTTGCGTTTATGGGCCTGGCCGCAGGGGGGCCCGTATCATGCCGGGGTGACCCGCCGCTTCCCCGACGCCACCACCGTTCAGATGCTGACCCTCACGCTGCTGGGGGCCGGCCTGGGCGTCTTCCGGGCCGCGCGGGGCGAGAACCCGGACCTGTTCCCCCTGCTGGCGTGGGTGCCGGCCCTGCTGCTGCCCACGTTGCTGCTCGCCTGGGCGGCGTACTGGCTCGCGGCCCGCTCCCCGCGGGCGGGCCGCTGGGGGGGAGCGGCGGCCGGGCTGGCCGCCGGGGTCTTTTCCTTCGCGGCGCTGCAACCGGAATACCAGGCGAGCGGCCTGCACCCCGGCATCTACGCGCTGCTGGGCTGGGTGCTGCCGCTCGGTCCGGTGTTCCTGCTGGGCGCGCTGGTGGGGAACCTCTCCGACCGCCTGGCCCGCCTGCGTTCTCCCCGGGACCCCTGAAGGCCGCGGGGGTGCCCGGGGTCAGGCGAGGTCGTTCAGGACGCCCGTCAGGTCTTTCTTGATGCAGGTGAACATGGGCGTGTCGCTCAGGGTGTAGTTGCTCGCCTCGGTGTAGCGCAGGCGGTGCACGAGGTCCACGAACTCCTGCGGGTAGTCGCTGTCGAAGGCCACCACGAACTCCTGGTCGTCGATGCCGTAGGAGTAACTGGTGTTGATGCGCACGCCCTTGAAGGGCCCGGAGGCGTAGATGTGCTCGTCCATCATGCCCTGGCGGGTCAGGGGAGTCAGGTCGTACCAGGCGCGCGTTTTCACGAAGGGGTAGATGAACAGGTACTTGCCCTGCCCGGGCAGCAGTTCCAGGCCGTGCCCGCTGCCCTCGATGGAGTTCACGTACTGGCTGCGCTTGTTCATGCTGATGTAGTGCCGGGGCTGCGTGAGGTAGCCCATCAGCCGCGTGCGGTTCAGGCGGGCCTGCGCCTCCTGGAAGTCGTTCACGTCGAAGGCCATGCGCCAGATCATGAAGTCCACGTCGGCCCGCACGCCCACCAGGCTGTACGTGCGCTGGATGATGCCCCTGGGCGCGGGCGCCTCGTCCACCCAGGCCTGCGCGGCGGCGGCGAACTCGGCCTTCATCTCCTCGCGCTCGGCATGCGGCAGGCGGCGGAAGGCGGGGTCCAGCTTGTAGAAGGCGTAGTTCAGGTACTGGCGGTTGGCGCGGTCCGGCTCACGCTGCGTGACCTGCCCGCTGGGGTCCATGTCCACCATGCGTTTCGGTCGGCCACCGGCCGGTTTGCCGCCACTCGCAGCCGGGCGGCCGGACGTGTCCAGGGCGGGCTGGCCCGCGTGCTGCGCCCCGGTGTGGGGGGCGGCAGGCTCAGGGGCTGCGGTAGTCGTGGGGGTGGGGGCGTCCGGCTCCGGTCGGGTCATAACTTTTACTCTCCCACAAGCCAAGGGGGACGTTTCACCCCGACTGAACGGTCGGGCGGGGGTGCCCGGCCCGCTATGCTGCCGGGATGCTCAAGCATGCCTCCTTCCTGACCCGCGACCTGGACGCCGTCCTGCACTTCTACGCCGCGCTGGGCGCGCAGGTGGAGAAGGCGCTCACCACCCCGGAAGGCTACCGCCGGGCGGTGCTGCGCCTGGGCGAGGGCGCGCTGCAGTTCTTCCAGATTCCCGGCGAGGCGCCCGCCCCCCACCCGCACTGGGCCGAGCATCTGGCCGTGCACGTGGCCCCCCGGGACCTGGGCACGCTGCTGAATGAACTGCGGGCCGCGGGCGTGCCCGTGACCCGCGACCTGCAACTCAGCCCCGGCGGGCGGGACATGGCCTTCGTGCTCGACCCGGACGGCCGTCAGGTGGAACTGCTGGGCGCCGTGCGCTCCGCGTCCGTCTGACGCACCCCCGCTCCGTCCCCCGGGGCCGGCCCGAGCGGTGTGGAGGGCAGCGCGGCCCCCTCCTGCACCACGGGGACTGTCCCGGCCGGGGTGTGCGACACCAGCGCCAGCCCCCCCGGACTGCCGGAGGGCCCCTCGGTGTACACGCGGCTGGGGAAGTAGTAGCGCTGCAGCAGCAGCTTGCCCAGCGCCACCGCCGGCACGGCCAGCAGCGCCCCGGTAAAGCCCATCAGGGCCACGCCCACCAGGATCGCCAGCAGCACCGTGACTGGGTGCAGGTCGGTGGTCCGGGACAGGATGTACGGGCTGAGGAAGTTGCTCTCGATCTGGTTGGCGGCCACGAACACCACCACCACGAGGATGATCTTCAGGACCGGGTCCGGCATGGTCAGCGCCAGCAGCATGGCGGGCGTCGCGCCGATGATCGGCCCGAGGTACGGCACGATGTTGAACGCCCCGGCCAGGAACCCGATCGCGGCCGCGCTGGGAATACCCACGATGCTCAGGCCCAGCCACACGACCAGCCCGATGAACAGGGCGATCAGCAGCTGCCCGCGCACGTACCCGCCCACGGCGGTGCCGGTCAGGTCGCTGAGTTCCAGCACGCGCGGCTGCCAGGGCCGCGGGAAGAACTGCAGCATGGCGGTGTTCACGCGGCTGTAGTCCAGCATCAGGTACACGCTGAGCAGCAGGATCAGCAGGATCTGTCCCACCACCCCGCCGATGGACAGCAGGCTGCTCACCAGCGTGCCGGTGCTGCTCAGGGCGTCCTGCAGGATCGGCACGAGGTTCTCGCCCAGGTTCTGCACGTACGTCTGCGCGGACGTGATGGCCTGCTCACGGATGTTCTCCATGCCGCTTACGCCGCGCGCCGAGAGCCACCCGGACAGGTTGTCCAGCACCTCGCCCAGGTTGCCGATCAGGGCCGGCAGCTTCTGAATGAGCTGCACGAACTGCGCCGAGACGGTGACCAGCAGCGCGCCGGCCAGGGTAAAGATGCCCACGAACACCAGCAGCACGAAGAACACGCCCAGCCCTCGCCGCACCCGGCCACGCTCCAGCCAGGTCAGCAGCGGATTGGCGATGTACGCGATCAGGAACGCCACGGCGAACACCATGACCACGCTGGTGATCCGGCCCGCGAGTTTCCACGCGAGGTACCCGATCAGCAGGAAGGTCAGGGCCCGCACCCAAGGACTGCGCCAGACGTACAGAAAGGCGTTGCTTGCAGGAGAGGTCGTCAGGTGCGGCACGTCTCACTGTACGGCAGGGCCGCCCGCCGCGTTCCCGGAACGCGGCGGGCGGCCCCGGGCGCCGTCAGTATCGTCTGGACAGGACCTGCCCGGCCGCCCCCATGGGCGTGGCCGGACCGCCGTTCACGCTGACCTTCACCGCGCCGGCGTTCCCGGTGCGGATCAGCACGCCCGCCGGGAACCCCTTGGCGCTTCCGGCGGGCGGCGTGCCCTCGTACAGCACGCGGCCGGAGGCGTCCGTGACCCGCGTCCAGGCCGCGCCGCTGAAGGTCACGCTGACGGGTGAGCGCGGGGCAGCGGGCGTGGCCGGCTCCGAGGCGGCAGGGGTGCCCGCTGGCGTGGCTGCCGGCGGCGTGACCGCGGTGGCCGCCGGCCGTGCCAGGTCCGTGATCGTGCTGGCGCCCTGGCCGCTGGTGGCGAGGTTCACGCGCAGGTTCCGGCCGCGGGTGAGCGCGATGCCGGTGCGCAGGGGCGCGCGGCCGCTCAGTTCGACGCGCAGCTCCGCGGTGGCGCGGGCGTCCACCGGGAAGGACTGCAGCGGCGTGACACCCAACTCGCGGTTGTCCAGGTACACCCGCGCGCCGGCGGGCACGCTGCTCACGCTGAGGTTCACGGACTGCGGGGCAGGCGTCTCCTCCGGCGTGGGGGTCTCGGTGACCGGGGCGGGCTCGGTGACGGGCGTGGCCGCAGTCTGCGGGCGGTTCATCAGGGTGTTCACGCCGTAGATGGCGCCGCCCAGCAGCAGCACCCCGGCCACCAGCCACAGCGGGTTCAGGCCCCGGTGGGCGGCAGGGGCGGGCGCGGCCACCCGCGCGCCGGGGTTGCTGGTGGGCTGGCGGGAGGCCGGGCCGAAGTCGGCGGCCTGGGGCATGCTCCGGTCGAAATCGCTGAGCAGGGGCGCGGGGTCCACGCCGAGTTCTCGGGCGTAGCGCTGCAGGTAGGAGCGGGCAAAGGTCCGTTCGGGCAGGGCGGCCACGTTGCCTTCTTCCAGGGCACGCAGGTAATCCAGTCGGATCTTGGTCTTCTGGGCGACGTCGTGCAGCGTCACGCCCTGCGCCTCACGCGCCTGTTTCAGGGCAGCACCGAAACTCATAAGCTCTACCTTAGCGTTTCTTGAGACAGGTGGGGAGGGCCACCCTCAGCGCAGCAGGGGCACGCCTGCGCCCCCCAAACAGAGGCCGCCCCGCTTCCCGGGCAGGCCAGGAAACGGGGCGGAGGGTGGAAAAAAGTCAGCCGTCGTAAGGCTGCCCGACCGCCTTCGGTGCGGCGCTGCGGCCCGTGAAGACCAGCGCGACCATGGTGATCAGGTACGGCATGGCGGTCAGCAGGGGGTCCGGAATCAGGTTCCGGCCGCCCCAGGCGATGCTCAGGGCCTGCAGGAACCCGAACAGCAGCGTGGCGCCCAGCACGCCCAGCGGCTTCCACTGCCCGAAGATCAGGGCCGCCAGCGAGATGAAGCCCATCCCGGCGCTGATGTTGCGCACGTAGGAATCCAGGTTCCCGATGCTCAGGAACACCCCGGCGGTGCCGGCCAGCACGCCGGACATCACCACGGCCGAGTACCGCATGCGCCGGACGTTCACGCCCATGCTGGCCGCCGCGTGCGGGTGCTCGCCGGTGGCGCGCAGGCGCAGGCCGTACGGGGTGCGGTACATCACGTACCACGCGAGAATCACGGCCAGCACCGAGAAGTACACCGGCGGGGAGAACTTCAGGTCCCCCACGCCCCACAGCGGCAGCGGGTGCTCCACCTTGGGGCTGTCGGTGCTGCTGCCGTACAGCGCGGTGAGCAGCACGGCCGGCACGCCGTTGGCGAGCAGGTTGATGGCGGTGCCGCTGATCACCTGATCGGCGCGGTACTTGATGCTGACAAGCGCGTGCACCCAGGCGACCAGCCCGCCGACCAGCATCCCGGCCAGCCAGCCCAGCCACGGCGAGGCGGCCCCGAAGGTCGGTTCGAGCAGTTTGGTGGACACCGCGCCGGCCAGCGCGCCGAAGATGATCAGGCCTTCCAGGGCGATGTTCACCACGCCGCTGCGCTCGCTGAACAGGCCGCCCAGGCCGGTCAGCAGCAGCGGAACGACGCTGCGGACGAACGTGACGAGAAACGCGGTGGTGAGCAGGGGCGTAAGGAGGTCGTTCATGCCTGGTCCTCCTTCTTCTGGTCAGGCGTCTGGGCTTCGGGGGTGCGGTACTCGCCCGGCGCGACCTGCGGCGTGGGCGTCTGGCTGGGGGCGGGCACGGCCGACGTGACCTCCACCGCGGCGGGCGGGGCGGTGTTCCCGCCCGTCAGGGCCGCGGGCGGCGGGTCGATGATGCGGCGGCTGAGGAAGCCCCCGGCGGCGATGAACAGCACGACCAGCGCCTTGAGCACGGTCACGATGTCCTTGCTGACGCCGTCGAGTTTCTGGTCCACGTCCACACCGCCGGTGTCGATGGTGCCGAACAGCAGCGCGGAGGCGACCACGCCCGCGGGCGTGTTCTGGCCCATCAGGGCGACCGCGATGCCGTCGAAGCCGACATTCACGGGGGTGTTGCCGCGCAGGGCGTACTCGTCCATGGCGCCGCCGTTCACGTAGTGCGTGCCGGCCAGACCGGCGAACATCCCGGCGACGGTCATGGCGAGGACGGTGTTCTTGGCGACGCTGATGCCGCCGTACTCCGCGGCTTTCGGGGACAGGCCCACGGCGCGCAGCGCGTACCCGGTGGAGGTGCGCCACATCAGCGTGCCGAACAGGATTACGCCGGCCAGGGCGATCAGGAACGAAGCGTTGAAGGTGTTGCCGGGCGTGACGACCGGCACGCCGATACGCCAGGTGACCGCGCCCGCCACCAGCGCGGCGGCCAGGGCGATCAGGTTGCGGTTCCCGGCCTTCAGGAAGGTGCGGACCAGCAGGTACGCGGCCAGGGCGAACAGCAGGCCCAGGCTGATCTTCACGGTGTCGGCCGTGCCGACGTTCAGCAGGTCGATCATGGTGGGCAGGCGGGAGGTTTCCTGCAGTTCCTGGCTTTTGGCCTCGTAGCCGTCCACGCGGATGGTGTTCGTGAACACCTGGGTGGGCAGCGCGGCGGTGAGCAGGCTGTACAGCGCGCGGGCGGCCAGCAGGTACGCCACCGCGAAGAGGGGCGCCTTGGCGACCGGGTTGAGGTTCGGCAGGCGCCGGAGCAGCAGGTTCACGAGGGGAATGGCAGCCAGGGCCAGCAGCGCCGCGCCGATCAGCTGCACGCCGAAGATCTTGGTGCTGCCCAGCATGGTCACGAAGATCGCCGAGGCGATGTAGTTCAGCATGATCGTGTTGATGACCTCGCTGGATCCGAACCGCGCCTTGAGCAGGCCCGGAATGGCGCCCCACAGCGCTCCGCCCAGACCGGCGGCCACGATGGACAGCGGCAGCAGCAGCCAGCCCAGCCCGGCCGGGCCGTACACGCCGACCAGCATGGCGAAGATCGCGCCGATGGTCAGCTGCCCCGGCGCGCCGATGTTGAACAGGCCCGTGCGGAACGCGAACGCCACGCTCAGACCGGTGAAGATCAGGGGTGTGGCCAGCTTCAGGCTGTCCAGCAGGGAGTTGAAGCGGGTGACCGGCGCGAACAGCGTGGAGTACACGAAGTACACCAGGTCGCTCTTGGCCAGCCAGCCGCCCCACAGGCCCAGCGGCTTGCCGCTGAGGTTCACGGCCGGCTGCACGACCAGCACCACGATCGCCCCCACCAGGATCGCCAGGGTGATCGCGGTGGCCGGCACGAGCAGGCCGCGTACGCGGTTGAAGCGGTCATGCCAGGCGCGGCGGGCACTGAGGCCCGCCCCGGCGCTGATCAGGCCGCCCAGGATGGGCAGCAGCAGCCCCAGGTTCATGCCGCCCCCGCCGTAGAAGTTGCGCAGCTGGCGCTTGGCGCCGGGGCGCAGCGCGGCGTCGTTCGCCACGCGGGCCACCTCGGCCCCCAGGGCGGAGTTCAGCAGCAGCACGTCCGCGAAGGCCGCCAGGGCGGCGAGCAGACCGGTGATCCAGAACCAGCGGGTGCGCTGCACCGCGCCGAACAGCGTGGCGGCCAGCAGCGCCAGGGCGACCCAGCCGAGCGCCAGGACCGTGCCGGTTTCGGGCAGGCGTTCGGGCGCGGCCGCCCCCAGGGTCAGCAGGCTGCCGGACAGGTGCAGCAGGACGGCGTCCGCGTCGAAGCCGCGGCCCAGCGCGGCCAGGGGAAACAGCAGCATGCCGAGCAGCCCGGCGCCGCTGGCGATCCGGGCTATCACTGCCGCTGTGGGGGAAGGGCGAGGGTCAGGGTCGTGAGTCACCCGCACATTCTAAGCGCTCTTTGGTGTCATCTATACGGATTTCCAGGACGCCGGGCTGGCGGGCAAAAACGCCCTCTGACCCGGGACGAAAGCACCGCCTTTGCCCCCCGCGTGACCCCCGGTCAGGGCTGGCGCAGGCGGCCGGGCCTGCTATCCTGCCGGGCGCTATGGAACGCACCTTTGCCATGATCAAGCCCGACGGCGTGCGCCGCGGTCTCACCCCCGAAATTCTCGCCCGCATCGCCAAGAAGGGCTACCGCGTGGTCGGCCTCAAGCAGATGGTCATCGCCCGCGAAACCGCCGAGAGCCACTACGGTGAGCACAAGGAGCGTCCCTTCTTCGGCGAGCTGGTGGACTTCATCACGGGCGGGCCCGTGGTCGCCATCGCTCTGGAAGGCGAGAACGCCATCGCCGGCTGGCGCGCCATGATGGGCGCCACCAACCCCGCCAACGCCGCCCCCGGCACCATCCGCGCCGACTTCGCCACGACCACCGGCGAGAACGTCACGCACGGCAGCGACAGCCCCGAAAGCGCCGAGCGTGAACTGGCCCTGTTCTTCAAGGACGGCGAACTGCTCTAAGCCGCCCCCTTCTGGACCGCCCCGTGTGGCCGGACCGCTCCCACCCGGGGCGGTCCGTTTCTTTTGCCTTCAGGGCGCCGGCTGGTCGAACAGCGGCAGCAGGGCCGTCTCGCGCTGCACCGCGTAGCCCCGCGTGAGCAGCCGCAACCCGTCCTCGGTGGGCAGCACCAGCACGTTCTTCAGCCGGCCCCCGGTGAACCGCTGCCCCGGGGTGGGGCCCGCCGGCTGCGCCGCGCCCGGGTTCTCCTTCAGCACGTCCCCGACCGTGAACTTCGGCGCGGTGATCGTCATGGTCCAGGCCACCTGCCGGGCCTCGGAGGCGTACGTGACCTCCACCCGCGCCGCCTCCAGGGGGGGATGTTCCACCCAGAGCACCGAGCGGGTGGAGCGGTTCACGCGGTTGCGCACGTCCGCCTGAGCGTCGTAGGAGCCGCTGGCGGTGTACAGCAGCTTCGAGGTCAGGTCCTCCGGCGCGCGCTTCCCGCAGGCCCCCAGCAGCGGCAGGGTCAGCAGGGCGGCGGTCAGCAGGAGGGGAGCACGCTTCGGCACGCCCGACACCATACGCCGCCCGGCCCGGCGCGGAGTGTGGCAGCATCCGGGCATG from Deinococcus ficus includes:
- a CDS encoding chlorite dismutase family protein codes for the protein MVDMDPSGQVTQREPDRANRQYLNYAFYKLDPAFRRLPHAEREEMKAEFAAAAQAWVDEAPAPRGIIQRTYSLVGVRADVDFMIWRMAFDVNDFQEAQARLNRTRLMGYLTQPRHYISMNKRSQYVNSIEGSGHGLELLPGQGKYLFIYPFVKTRAWYDLTPLTRQGMMDEHIYASGPFKGVRINTSYSYGIDDQEFVVAFDSDYPQEFVDLVHRLRYTEASNYTLSDTPMFTCIKKDLTGVLNDLA
- the ndk gene encoding nucleoside-diphosphate kinase, which encodes MERTFAMIKPDGVRRGLTPEILARIAKKGYRVVGLKQMVIARETAESHYGEHKERPFFGELVDFITGGPVVAIALEGENAIAGWRAMMGATNPANAAPGTIRADFATTTGENVTHGSDSPESAERELALFFKDGELL
- a CDS encoding ABC transporter permease, which translates into the protein MNDLLTPLLTTAFLVTFVRSVVPLLLTGLGGLFSERSGVVNIALEGLIIFGALAGAVSTKLLEPTFGAASPWLGWLAGMLVGGLVAWVHALVSIKYRADQVISGTAINLLANGVPAVLLTALYGSSTDSPKVEHPLPLWGVGDLKFSPPVYFSVLAVILAWYVMYRTPYGLRLRATGEHPHAAASMGVNVRRMRYSAVVMSGVLAGTAGVFLSIGNLDSYVRNISAGMGFISLAALIFGQWKPLGVLGATLLFGFLQALSIAWGGRNLIPDPLLTAMPYLITMVALVFTGRSAAPKAVGQPYDG
- the sodA gene encoding superoxide dismutase [Mn], which gives rise to MAYELPKLPYAYDALEPHIDARTMEIHHTKHHQAYVDNANKALEGSDMADLPVEELIQKLDQVPADKKGALRNNAGGHANHSLFWQVMGPNQGGQPSGELMDAITGAFGSFDAFKEKFEDAAKTRFGSGWAWLVVKNGALDVVSTANQDNPLMGEAVAGVSGTPILGVDVWEHAYYLNYQNRRPDYLKAFWNAVNWDEVSRRYSAAK
- a CDS encoding VOC family protein; translated protein: MLKHASFLTRDLDAVLHFYAALGAQVEKALTTPEGYRRAVLRLGEGALQFFQIPGEAPAPHPHWAEHLAVHVAPRDLGTLLNELRAAGVPVTRDLQLSPGGRDMAFVLDPDGRQVELLGAVRSASV
- a CDS encoding ABC transporter permease, with product MTHDPDPRPSPTAAVIARIASGAGLLGMLLFPLAALGRGFDADAVLLHLSGSLLTLGAAAPERLPETGTVLALGWVALALLAATLFGAVQRTRWFWITGLLAALAAFADVLLLNSALGAEVARVANDAALRPGAKRQLRNFYGGGGMNLGLLLPILGGLISAGAGLSARRAWHDRFNRVRGLLVPATAITLAILVGAIVVLVVQPAVNLSGKPLGLWGGWLAKSDLVYFVYSTLFAPVTRFNSLLDSLKLATPLIFTGLSVAFAFRTGLFNIGAPGQLTIGAIFAMLVGVYGPAGLGWLLLPLSIVAAGLGGALWGAIPGLLKARFGSSEVINTIMLNYIASAIFVTMLGSTKIFGVQLIGAALLALAAIPLVNLLLRRLPNLNPVAKAPLFAVAYLLAARALYSLLTAALPTQVFTNTIRVDGYEAKSQELQETSRLPTMIDLLNVGTADTVKISLGLLFALAAYLLVRTFLKAGNRNLIALAAALVAGAVTWRIGVPVVTPGNTFNASFLIALAGVILFGTLMWRTSTGYALRAVGLSPKAAEYGGISVAKNTVLAMTVAGMFAGLAGTHYVNGGAMDEYALRGNTPVNVGFDGIAVALMGQNTPAGVVASALLFGTIDTGGVDVDQKLDGVSKDIVTVLKALVVLFIAAGGFLSRRIIDPPPAALTGGNTAPPAAVEVTSAVPAPSQTPTPQVAPGEYRTPEAQTPDQKKEDQA
- a CDS encoding AI-2E family transporter, producing the protein MPHLTTSPASNAFLYVWRSPWVRALTFLLIGYLAWKLAGRITSVVMVFAVAFLIAYIANPLLTWLERGRVRRGLGVFFVLLVFVGIFTLAGALLVTVSAQFVQLIQKLPALIGNLGEVLDNLSGWLSARGVSGMENIREQAITSAQTYVQNLGENLVPILQDALSSTGTLVSSLLSIGGVVGQILLILLLSVYLMLDYSRVNTAMLQFFPRPWQPRVLELSDLTGTAVGGYVRGQLLIALFIGLVVWLGLSIVGIPSAAAIGFLAGAFNIVPYLGPIIGATPAMLLALTMPDPVLKIILVVVVFVAANQIESNFLSPYILSRTTDLHPVTVLLAILVGVALMGFTGALLAVPAVALGKLLLQRYYFPSRVYTEGPSGSPGGLALVSHTPAGTVPVVQEGAALPSTPLGPAPGDGAGVRQTDAERTAPSSST
- a CDS encoding helix-turn-helix domain-containing protein codes for the protein MSFGAALKQAREAQGVTLHDVAQKTKIRLDYLRALEEGNVAALPERTFARSYLQRYARELGVDPAPLLSDFDRSMPQAADFGPASRQPTSNPGARVAAPAPAAHRGLNPLWLVAGVLLLGGAIYGVNTLMNRPQTAATPVTEPAPVTETPTPEETPAPQSVNLSVSSVPAGARVYLDNRELGVTPLQSFPVDARATAELRVELSGRAPLRTGIALTRGRNLRVNLATSGQGASTITDLARPAATAVTPPAATPAGTPAASEPATPAAPRSPVSVTFSGAAWTRVTDASGRVLYEGTPPAGSAKGFPAGVLIRTGNAGAVKVSVNGGPATPMGAAGQVLSRRY